One window of the Dryobates pubescens isolate bDryPub1 chromosome 13, bDryPub1.pri, whole genome shotgun sequence genome contains the following:
- the LOC104303005 gene encoding deoxyribodipyrimidine photo-lyase, with translation MKRGLGKRKAEPARAPLVSWRKEEDGAVQEARRRVAPSVREFKYNKKRVRLVSQGSDLKENAHCILYWMSRDQRVQDNWAFLYAQRLALKQELPLHVCFCLVPKFLDATIRHYSFMLRGLQEVAKECAELNIPFHLLLGYAKDVLPTFVVEHGVGGLVTDFCPLRLPRQWVEDVRERLPEDVPFAQVDAHNIVPCWVASPKQEYSARTIRGKIHAQLPEFLTEFPPIIRHPYTSSCLAQPIAWEVCYSSLQVDHTVKEVEWATPGTAAGLAVLQSFITERLESFGSHRNDPNKAALSNLSPWFHFGQVSTQRAILEVQKHRDKYKESVDVFVEEAVVRRELAENFCYYNENYDSVQGAHDWAQTTLKLHSKDKRPFLYTLEELEHGTTHDPLWNAAQLQMVREGKMHGFLRMYWAKKILEWTRSPEEALQFAIYLNDRYELDGRDPNGYVGCLWSICGIHDQGWAERAVFGKIRYMNYAGCKRKFDVGQFERRYAPCTPSQ, from the exons ATGAAGCGGGGGCTCGGGAAGCGCAAGGCCGAGCCCGCGAGGGCTCCACTCGTGTcttggaggaaggaggaagatggGGCGGTGCAGGAGGCCCGGAGGAGGGTGGCCCCGTCCGTGCGAGAATTCAAGTACAACAAAAAGCGGGTTCGCCTGGTCTCGCAGGGCTCGGATCTGAAGGAGAATGCCCACTGCATCCTTTACTGGATGTCCCGGGACCAGCGTGTGCAAG ATAACTGGGCTTTCCTCTATGCCCAGCGCCTGGCTCTCAaacaggagctgcccctgcatGTCTGCTTCTGCCTGGTGCCCAAATTCCTGGATGCCACCATCCGCCACTACAGTTtcatgctgaggggcctgcaggAGGTGGCCAAG GAGTGTGCAGAGCTGAACATCCCCTTCCACTTGCTGCTGGGCTATGCCAAGGATGTGCTGCCCACTTTTGTGGTGGAGCATGGCGTGGGTGGGCTGGTGACAGACTTCTGCCCGCTCCGCCTTCCTCGGCAGTGGGTGGAGGATGTCAGAGAGAGGTTGCCAGAAGATGTGCCATTTGCCCAG GTTGATGCCCACAACATCGTGCCCTGCTGGGTTGCTTCCCCCAAGCAGGAGTACAGCGCCAGGACCATCCGGGGCAAGATCCACGCTCAACTCCCCGAGTTCCTCACCGAGTTCCCTCCCATCATTCGTCATCCATATACCTCCTCCTGCTTGGCACAG CCCATCGCTTGGGAGGTCTGTTATTCCAGCTTGCAGGTGGACCACACTGTAAAGGAGGTGGAGTGGGCaactcctggcacagctgcagggctggctgtgctgcagtcctTCATCACAGAGAGGCTGGAATCCTTTGGCTCCCACCGGAACGACCCCAACAAGGCAGCACTCAGCAACCTCTCCCCGTGGTTCCACTTTG GCCAGGTTTCCACCCAGAGAGCCATCTTGGAGGTGCAGAAGCACCGGGACAAGTACAAGGAGTCAGTGGATGTGTttgtggaggaggctgtggtgcGGCGGGAGCTGGCTGAAAACTTCTGCTACTACAATGAGAACTACGACAGTGTGCAAG GTGCCCATGACTGGGCACAAACTACACTGAAGCTCCACAGCAAAGACAAGAGGCCTTTTCTCTACACATtagaggagctggagcatggGACCACACATGACCCACTCTGGAACGCTGCCCAG CTCCAAATGGTCCGAGAGGGCAAGATGCACGGCTTCCTGCGGATGTACTGGGCCAAGAAGATCCTGGAGTGGACTCGCTCCCCCGAGGAGGCCCTGCAGTTTGCCATCTACCTCAATGACCGCTATGAGCTGGATGGGAGGGACCCCAATGGATATGTAG GCTGCCTGTGGTCCATCTGTGGCATACATgaccagggctgggcagagcggGCTGTCTTTGGCAAGATCCGATACATGAACTACGCCGGCTGCAAGCGCAAGTTTGACGTGGGCCAGTTCGAGCGTCGCTACGCCCCCTGCACACCCTCCCAGTGA
- the RUBCN gene encoding run domain Beclin-1-interacting and cysteine-rich domain-containing protein isoform X2: MEVGPRDGRAESRKEHWKLLGNLKTTVEGLVSTSNPNVWSKYGGLERLCRDMHSILYHGLIHDKVCCRQKDYWQFVKDICWLSPGSAHHLEKFISLQESRQPDPEGPGDQAIAQLWLQHSLQCHCLSVQLRPLLGNRQYIKKFYSDTAFLLSDAHVTAMLQCLEAVEQNNPRLLAQIDTSMLAGTSLPSLCASDLPAGTREMCDHNTEGYESHLPGVLGCQDRSIESLLTRKNDGPALVTKSQSLTALPASPYVTAAGCTQQRCFGSFSSLHHLACSGLSDRRPASSSVSSSASQPQDCCPSSQTSSFSEGRSPLEQPGSVNHFHIPSPKDPFSPASEMSSSTTSQSEDTWTGSQDDPQSDANDGPEYLAIGNLGRRGRACSSASTNSTKSSSSKLFSSSSSQKLDSVSSLGEQGASGGEGRGLSLLRRSSFSEGQSSAPQGLPRKSHVRSHSDTNVASGKLHESHGDPGGGRGPGSASIQSSELSTPSSLYMEYDSGQYLSSGEGMFRRPSEGQSLISYLSEQDFGSCADLEKENAHFSISESLIAAIELMKCNMMSRQLEEEEEDSDKEIQELKQKIRIRRQQIRTRHLFPACQEMGSDSLVATDSESQFSSHGSMRLSDSGSAEDVEEYEIRDADIKRNPDSSRKSFFSSESISHSFLNSNSAEAVAMGLLKQFEGMQLPAASELEWLVPEHDAPQKLLPIPDSLPISPDDGEHADIYKLRIRVRGNLEWAPPRPQIIFNVHPAPTRKVAVAKQNYRCAGCGIRTDPDYIKRLRYCEYLGKYFCQCCHENAQMVIPSRILRKWDFSKYCVSNFSKDLLSKIWSDPLFNVQDINPALYRKVKSLNQVWLLRIQLFHMKNMFKTCRLAKDILDSFDAVPGHLTEDLHLYSLSDLSATKKGDLVPRLTELLKAGSLHVEKCMLCQAKGFICEFCQNESDIIFPFELNKCRTCEECKACYHKACFRSSHCPRCERLQARRELLAKQSMESYVSDYEDELEQPEVVAAT, translated from the exons ATGGAGGTCGGGCCCCGCGACGGGCGCGCGGAAAGCAG gaaggagcatTGGAAGCTGCTGGGCAACCTGAAGACCACAGTGGAAGGTTTGGTGTCCACCAGCAACCCAAATGTCTGGTCCAAGTATGGTGGCTTGGAACGGCTCTGCAGAGACATGCACAGCATCCTCTACCACGGGCTCATCCATGATAAG GTGTGCTGCAGACAGAAGGATTATTGGCAGTTTGTGAAGGACATTTGCTGGCTGAGTCCTGGCTCTGCTCATCACCTGGAGAAG TTcatcagcctgcaggagagcagacaGCCTGACCCAGAGGGCCCAGGGGACCAGGCCATCgcacagctgtggctgcagcacagcttgcaGTGCCACTGCCTGTCAGTGCAGCTGAGACCACTCCTGGGGAACCGGCAATACATCAAGAAATTCTACTCAG ACACTGCCTTCCTGCTCAGTGACGCCCACGTCACAGCCAtgctgcagtgcctggaggCTGTTGAgcagaacaaccccaggctTCTGGCTCAGATCGACACCTCCATG CTGGCTGGCACGTCACTACCATCCCTGTGTGCCTCAGATCTTCCTGCTGGGACAAGAGAGATGTGTGACCACAACACTGAAGGATATGAGAGCCATCTGcctggggtgctgggctgccaggatcGTTCCATTGAGAGCCTG CTTACCAGGAAGAATGATGGTCCAGCACTAGTGACCAAGAGCCAGAGCCTGACTGCCCTCCCTGCATCTCCATAtgtcactgctgcaggctgtacACAGCAGCGCTGTTTTggatccttctccagcctccaccATCTAGCCTGCTCTGGCCTCTCAG ACAGGAGACCAGCAAGTTCCTCTGTCAGTTCCAgtgccagccagccccaggactGCTGTCCATCCAGCCAGACCTCCTCCTTCAGTGAGGGCAGGTCccctctggagcagcctggctctgtcaaCCACTTCCACATTCCTTCACCCAAAGaccccttctctccagccagtGAGATGagctccagcaccaccagccagaGCGAGGACACTTGGACAGGGAGCCAGGATGATCCGCAGAGCGACGCCAACGATGGCCCAGAGTACCTGGCCATTGGGAACTTGGGGCGCCGGGGCCGGGCGTGCAGCAGTGCCAGTACCAACAGCACCAAGAGCAGTAGCTCCAAActcttctcctccagcagctcccagaagcTGGACTCTGTCTCATCCCTaggggagcagggggcaagTGGAGGTGAAGGCAGAGGCCTGAGCTTGTTGCGGCGGTCCAGCTTCTCGGAGGGACAGTCGTCGGCTCCGCAGGGCCTTCCCAGGAAGAGCCACGTGCGCTCACACTCCGACACCAACGTGGCCTCGGGGAAGCTGCACG AGTCCCATGGCGATCCGGGTGGAGGGAGAGGGCCAGGGTCTGCTTCCATACAGAGCAGTGAACTGAGCACACCAAGCTCCCTCTACATGGAGTATG ACTCTGGACAGTATCTCAGCTCGGGAGAAGGGATGTTCAGAAGACCCTCAGAAGGGCAGTCCCTCATCAGCTACCTCTCAGAGCAGGACTTTGGCAGCTGTGCAGACCTGGAGAAG GAGAATGCCCACTTCAGCATCTCAGAGTCCCTGATTGCTGCCATTGAGCTGATGAAGTGCAACATGATGAGccggcagctggaggaggaggaggaggacagtgACAAGGAGATCCAGGAGCTCAAACAGAAGATCCGCATTCGACGCCAGCAGATCCGTACCAGGCACCTGttccctgcctgccaggagaTGGGCTCAGACA GTCTTGTGGCAACAGACAGCGAGTCCCAGTTCAGCTCCCACGGCTCCATGCGGCTCTCTGACTCTGGCTCTGCGGAGGATGTGGAAGAATACGAGATCCGAG ATGCAGACATCAAGAGGAACCCAGACTCCAGCAGGAAGTCCTTTTTCTCCTCGGAGTCCAT ATCCCACTCCTTTCTCAATTCCAACTCGGCGGAGGCTGTGGCCATGGGCTTGCTGAAGCAGTTTGAGGGcatgcagctcccagctgcctctgaaTTGGAATGGCTGGTCCCTGAGCATGACGCCCCACAAAAG ctcctgcccatccCTGactctctgcccatctctcctgATGATGGAGAGCATGCTGACATCTACAAGCTGAGGATTCGGGTGCGTGGAAACCTGGAGTGGGCCCCACCGCGACCGCAGATCATCTTCAACGTTCACCCAGCCCCGAC gaggaaggtGGCCGTGGCCAAGCAGAATTACCGATGTGCAGGCTGTGGCATCCGAACCGATCCTG ATTACATCAAGCGGCTGCGGTACTGCGAGTACCTGGGGAAGTAtttctgccagtgctgccacGAGAACGCGCAGATGGTCATTCCCAGCCGCATCCTGCGCAAGTGGGACTTCAGCAAGTACTGCGTCAGCAACTTCTCCAAAGACCTGCTGAGCAAGATCTGGAGTGACCCCCTCTTCAACGTGCAGGATATTAATCCTGCCCTCTACAGGAAAGTGAAGTCTCTCAACCAAGTGTGG ctgctgaggaTCCAGCTTTTCCACATGAAGAACATGTTTAAGACATGCCGGCTAGCTAAAGA TATCCTGGACTCCTTCGATGCAGTGCCTGGCCACTTGACAGAAGATTTGCACCTCTACTCACTGAGTGACCTCAGTGCCACAAAGAAGGGGGACCTGGTGCCTCGCCTGACAGAGCTCCTgaaggcaggcagcctgcatgTCGAGAAATGCATG ctGTGCCAAGCCAAAGGCTTCATCTGTGAGTTCTGCCAGAATGAGAGCGACATCATCTTCCCCTTTGAGCTCAACAAGTGCAGGACATGCGAAG AGTGCAAAGCCTGCTACCACAAAGCCTGCTTCAGGTCCAGCCACTGTCCCCGCTGTGAGCGGCTGCAGGCccggagggagctgctggccaagcagaGCATGGAGTCCTATGTCTCGGACTATGAAGACGAGCTGGAGCAGccagaggtggtggcagccacaTGA
- the RUBCN gene encoding run domain Beclin-1-interacting and cysteine-rich domain-containing protein isoform X1 — translation MEVGPRDGRAESRKEHWKLLGNLKTTVEGLVSTSNPNVWSKYGGLERLCRDMHSILYHGLIHDKVCCRQKDYWQFVKDICWLSPGSAHHLEKFISLQESRQPDPEGPGDQAIAQLWLQHSLQCHCLSVQLRPLLGNRQYIKKFYSDTAFLLSDAHVTAMLQCLEAVEQNNPRLLAQIDTSMLAGTSLPSLCASDLPAGTREMCDHNTEGYESHLPGVLGCQDRSIESLLTRKNDGPALVTKSQSLTALPASPYVTAAGCTQQRCFGSFSSLHHLACSGLSDRRPASSSVSSSASQPQDCCPSSQTSSFSEGRSPLEQPGSVNHFHIPSPKDPFSPASEMSSSTTSQSEDTWTGSQDDPQSDANDGPEYLAIGNLGRRGRACSSASTNSTKSSSSKLFSSSSSQKLDSVSSLGEQGASGGEGRGLSLLRRSSFSEGQSSAPQGLPRKSHVRSHSDTNVASGKLHGGLRDITIIIEDPVAESHGDPGGGRGPGSASIQSSELSTPSSLYMEYDSGQYLSSGEGMFRRPSEGQSLISYLSEQDFGSCADLEKENAHFSISESLIAAIELMKCNMMSRQLEEEEEDSDKEIQELKQKIRIRRQQIRTRHLFPACQEMGSDSLVATDSESQFSSHGSMRLSDSGSAEDVEEYEIRDADIKRNPDSSRKSFFSSESISHSFLNSNSAEAVAMGLLKQFEGMQLPAASELEWLVPEHDAPQKLLPIPDSLPISPDDGEHADIYKLRIRVRGNLEWAPPRPQIIFNVHPAPTRKVAVAKQNYRCAGCGIRTDPDYIKRLRYCEYLGKYFCQCCHENAQMVIPSRILRKWDFSKYCVSNFSKDLLSKIWSDPLFNVQDINPALYRKVKSLNQVWLLRIQLFHMKNMFKTCRLAKDILDSFDAVPGHLTEDLHLYSLSDLSATKKGDLVPRLTELLKAGSLHVEKCMLCQAKGFICEFCQNESDIIFPFELNKCRTCEECKACYHKACFRSSHCPRCERLQARRELLAKQSMESYVSDYEDELEQPEVVAAT, via the exons ATGGAGGTCGGGCCCCGCGACGGGCGCGCGGAAAGCAG gaaggagcatTGGAAGCTGCTGGGCAACCTGAAGACCACAGTGGAAGGTTTGGTGTCCACCAGCAACCCAAATGTCTGGTCCAAGTATGGTGGCTTGGAACGGCTCTGCAGAGACATGCACAGCATCCTCTACCACGGGCTCATCCATGATAAG GTGTGCTGCAGACAGAAGGATTATTGGCAGTTTGTGAAGGACATTTGCTGGCTGAGTCCTGGCTCTGCTCATCACCTGGAGAAG TTcatcagcctgcaggagagcagacaGCCTGACCCAGAGGGCCCAGGGGACCAGGCCATCgcacagctgtggctgcagcacagcttgcaGTGCCACTGCCTGTCAGTGCAGCTGAGACCACTCCTGGGGAACCGGCAATACATCAAGAAATTCTACTCAG ACACTGCCTTCCTGCTCAGTGACGCCCACGTCACAGCCAtgctgcagtgcctggaggCTGTTGAgcagaacaaccccaggctTCTGGCTCAGATCGACACCTCCATG CTGGCTGGCACGTCACTACCATCCCTGTGTGCCTCAGATCTTCCTGCTGGGACAAGAGAGATGTGTGACCACAACACTGAAGGATATGAGAGCCATCTGcctggggtgctgggctgccaggatcGTTCCATTGAGAGCCTG CTTACCAGGAAGAATGATGGTCCAGCACTAGTGACCAAGAGCCAGAGCCTGACTGCCCTCCCTGCATCTCCATAtgtcactgctgcaggctgtacACAGCAGCGCTGTTTTggatccttctccagcctccaccATCTAGCCTGCTCTGGCCTCTCAG ACAGGAGACCAGCAAGTTCCTCTGTCAGTTCCAgtgccagccagccccaggactGCTGTCCATCCAGCCAGACCTCCTCCTTCAGTGAGGGCAGGTCccctctggagcagcctggctctgtcaaCCACTTCCACATTCCTTCACCCAAAGaccccttctctccagccagtGAGATGagctccagcaccaccagccagaGCGAGGACACTTGGACAGGGAGCCAGGATGATCCGCAGAGCGACGCCAACGATGGCCCAGAGTACCTGGCCATTGGGAACTTGGGGCGCCGGGGCCGGGCGTGCAGCAGTGCCAGTACCAACAGCACCAAGAGCAGTAGCTCCAAActcttctcctccagcagctcccagaagcTGGACTCTGTCTCATCCCTaggggagcagggggcaagTGGAGGTGAAGGCAGAGGCCTGAGCTTGTTGCGGCGGTCCAGCTTCTCGGAGGGACAGTCGTCGGCTCCGCAGGGCCTTCCCAGGAAGAGCCACGTGCGCTCACACTCCGACACCAACGTGGCCTCGGGGAAGCTGCACG GAGGCCTCAGGGATATCACCATTATAATAGAAGATCCAGTGGCAG AGTCCCATGGCGATCCGGGTGGAGGGAGAGGGCCAGGGTCTGCTTCCATACAGAGCAGTGAACTGAGCACACCAAGCTCCCTCTACATGGAGTATG ACTCTGGACAGTATCTCAGCTCGGGAGAAGGGATGTTCAGAAGACCCTCAGAAGGGCAGTCCCTCATCAGCTACCTCTCAGAGCAGGACTTTGGCAGCTGTGCAGACCTGGAGAAG GAGAATGCCCACTTCAGCATCTCAGAGTCCCTGATTGCTGCCATTGAGCTGATGAAGTGCAACATGATGAGccggcagctggaggaggaggaggaggacagtgACAAGGAGATCCAGGAGCTCAAACAGAAGATCCGCATTCGACGCCAGCAGATCCGTACCAGGCACCTGttccctgcctgccaggagaTGGGCTCAGACA GTCTTGTGGCAACAGACAGCGAGTCCCAGTTCAGCTCCCACGGCTCCATGCGGCTCTCTGACTCTGGCTCTGCGGAGGATGTGGAAGAATACGAGATCCGAG ATGCAGACATCAAGAGGAACCCAGACTCCAGCAGGAAGTCCTTTTTCTCCTCGGAGTCCAT ATCCCACTCCTTTCTCAATTCCAACTCGGCGGAGGCTGTGGCCATGGGCTTGCTGAAGCAGTTTGAGGGcatgcagctcccagctgcctctgaaTTGGAATGGCTGGTCCCTGAGCATGACGCCCCACAAAAG ctcctgcccatccCTGactctctgcccatctctcctgATGATGGAGAGCATGCTGACATCTACAAGCTGAGGATTCGGGTGCGTGGAAACCTGGAGTGGGCCCCACCGCGACCGCAGATCATCTTCAACGTTCACCCAGCCCCGAC gaggaaggtGGCCGTGGCCAAGCAGAATTACCGATGTGCAGGCTGTGGCATCCGAACCGATCCTG ATTACATCAAGCGGCTGCGGTACTGCGAGTACCTGGGGAAGTAtttctgccagtgctgccacGAGAACGCGCAGATGGTCATTCCCAGCCGCATCCTGCGCAAGTGGGACTTCAGCAAGTACTGCGTCAGCAACTTCTCCAAAGACCTGCTGAGCAAGATCTGGAGTGACCCCCTCTTCAACGTGCAGGATATTAATCCTGCCCTCTACAGGAAAGTGAAGTCTCTCAACCAAGTGTGG ctgctgaggaTCCAGCTTTTCCACATGAAGAACATGTTTAAGACATGCCGGCTAGCTAAAGA TATCCTGGACTCCTTCGATGCAGTGCCTGGCCACTTGACAGAAGATTTGCACCTCTACTCACTGAGTGACCTCAGTGCCACAAAGAAGGGGGACCTGGTGCCTCGCCTGACAGAGCTCCTgaaggcaggcagcctgcatgTCGAGAAATGCATG ctGTGCCAAGCCAAAGGCTTCATCTGTGAGTTCTGCCAGAATGAGAGCGACATCATCTTCCCCTTTGAGCTCAACAAGTGCAGGACATGCGAAG AGTGCAAAGCCTGCTACCACAAAGCCTGCTTCAGGTCCAGCCACTGTCCCCGCTGTGAGCGGCTGCAGGCccggagggagctgctggccaagcagaGCATGGAGTCCTATGTCTCGGACTATGAAGACGAGCTGGAGCAGccagaggtggtggcagccacaTGA
- the RUBCN gene encoding run domain Beclin-1-interacting and cysteine-rich domain-containing protein isoform X3 — protein MEVGPRDGRAESRKEHWKLLGNLKTTVEGLVSTSNPNVWSKYGGLERLCRDMHSILYHGLIHDKVCCRQKDYWQFVKDICWLSPGSAHHLEKFISLQESRQPDPEGPGDQAIAQLWLQHSLQCHCLSVQLRPLLGNRQYIKKFYSDTAFLLSDAHVTAMLQCLEAVEQNNPRLLAQIDTSMLAGTSLPSLCASDLPAGTREMCDHNTEGYESHLPGVLGCQDRSIESLLTRKNDGPALVTKSQSLTALPASPYVTAAGCTQQRCFGSFSSLHHLACSGLSDRRPASSSVSSSASQPQDCCPSSQTSSFSEGRSPLEQPGSVNHFHIPSPKDPFSPASEMSSSTTSQSEDTWTGSQDDPQSDANDGPEYLAIGNLGRRGRACSSASTNSTKSSSSKLFSSSSSQKLDSVSSLGEQGASGGEGRGLSLLRRSSFSEGQSSAPQGLPRKSHVRSHSDTNVASGKLHGGLRDITIIIEDPVAESHGDPGGGRGPGSASIQSSELSTPSSLYMEYDSGQYLSSGEGMFRRPSEGQSLISYLSEQDFGSCADLEKENAHFSISESLIAAIELMKCNMMSRQLEEEEEDSDKEIQELKQKIRIRRQQIRTRHLFPACQEMGSDSLVATDSESQFSSHGSMRLSDSGSAEDVEEYEIRDGNDGSSLIQMSKNGLSVSMASLFSDADIKRNPDSSRKSFFSSESISHSFLNSNSAEAVAMGLLKQFEGMQLPAASELEWLVPEHDAPQKLLPIPDSLPISPDDGEHADIYKLRIRVRGNLEWAPPRPQIIFNVHPAPTRKVAVAKQNYRCAGCGIRTDPDYIKRLRYCEYLGKYFCQCCHENAQMVIPSRILRKWDFSKYCVSNFSKDLLSKIWSDPLFNVQDINPALYRKVKSLNQVWLLRIQLFHMKNMFKTCRLAKDILDSFDAVPGHLTEDLHLYSLSDLSATKKGDLVPRLTELLKAGSLHVEKCMLCQAKGFICEFCQNESDIIFPFELNKCRTCEECKACYHKACFRSSHCPRCERLQARRELLAKQSMESYVSDYEDELEQPEVVAAT, from the exons ATGGAGGTCGGGCCCCGCGACGGGCGCGCGGAAAGCAG gaaggagcatTGGAAGCTGCTGGGCAACCTGAAGACCACAGTGGAAGGTTTGGTGTCCACCAGCAACCCAAATGTCTGGTCCAAGTATGGTGGCTTGGAACGGCTCTGCAGAGACATGCACAGCATCCTCTACCACGGGCTCATCCATGATAAG GTGTGCTGCAGACAGAAGGATTATTGGCAGTTTGTGAAGGACATTTGCTGGCTGAGTCCTGGCTCTGCTCATCACCTGGAGAAG TTcatcagcctgcaggagagcagacaGCCTGACCCAGAGGGCCCAGGGGACCAGGCCATCgcacagctgtggctgcagcacagcttgcaGTGCCACTGCCTGTCAGTGCAGCTGAGACCACTCCTGGGGAACCGGCAATACATCAAGAAATTCTACTCAG ACACTGCCTTCCTGCTCAGTGACGCCCACGTCACAGCCAtgctgcagtgcctggaggCTGTTGAgcagaacaaccccaggctTCTGGCTCAGATCGACACCTCCATG CTGGCTGGCACGTCACTACCATCCCTGTGTGCCTCAGATCTTCCTGCTGGGACAAGAGAGATGTGTGACCACAACACTGAAGGATATGAGAGCCATCTGcctggggtgctgggctgccaggatcGTTCCATTGAGAGCCTG CTTACCAGGAAGAATGATGGTCCAGCACTAGTGACCAAGAGCCAGAGCCTGACTGCCCTCCCTGCATCTCCATAtgtcactgctgcaggctgtacACAGCAGCGCTGTTTTggatccttctccagcctccaccATCTAGCCTGCTCTGGCCTCTCAG ACAGGAGACCAGCAAGTTCCTCTGTCAGTTCCAgtgccagccagccccaggactGCTGTCCATCCAGCCAGACCTCCTCCTTCAGTGAGGGCAGGTCccctctggagcagcctggctctgtcaaCCACTTCCACATTCCTTCACCCAAAGaccccttctctccagccagtGAGATGagctccagcaccaccagccagaGCGAGGACACTTGGACAGGGAGCCAGGATGATCCGCAGAGCGACGCCAACGATGGCCCAGAGTACCTGGCCATTGGGAACTTGGGGCGCCGGGGCCGGGCGTGCAGCAGTGCCAGTACCAACAGCACCAAGAGCAGTAGCTCCAAActcttctcctccagcagctcccagaagcTGGACTCTGTCTCATCCCTaggggagcagggggcaagTGGAGGTGAAGGCAGAGGCCTGAGCTTGTTGCGGCGGTCCAGCTTCTCGGAGGGACAGTCGTCGGCTCCGCAGGGCCTTCCCAGGAAGAGCCACGTGCGCTCACACTCCGACACCAACGTGGCCTCGGGGAAGCTGCACG GAGGCCTCAGGGATATCACCATTATAATAGAAGATCCAGTGGCAG AGTCCCATGGCGATCCGGGTGGAGGGAGAGGGCCAGGGTCTGCTTCCATACAGAGCAGTGAACTGAGCACACCAAGCTCCCTCTACATGGAGTATG ACTCTGGACAGTATCTCAGCTCGGGAGAAGGGATGTTCAGAAGACCCTCAGAAGGGCAGTCCCTCATCAGCTACCTCTCAGAGCAGGACTTTGGCAGCTGTGCAGACCTGGAGAAG GAGAATGCCCACTTCAGCATCTCAGAGTCCCTGATTGCTGCCATTGAGCTGATGAAGTGCAACATGATGAGccggcagctggaggaggaggaggaggacagtgACAAGGAGATCCAGGAGCTCAAACAGAAGATCCGCATTCGACGCCAGCAGATCCGTACCAGGCACCTGttccctgcctgccaggagaTGGGCTCAGACA GTCTTGTGGCAACAGACAGCGAGTCCCAGTTCAGCTCCCACGGCTCCATGCGGCTCTCTGACTCTGGCTCTGCGGAGGATGTGGAAGAATACGAGATCCGAG ATGGTAACGATGGATCTAGCCTGATTCAAATGTCCAAGAACGGCCTCTCAGTGTCAATGGCTTCCTTGTTCTCAG ATGCAGACATCAAGAGGAACCCAGACTCCAGCAGGAAGTCCTTTTTCTCCTCGGAGTCCAT ATCCCACTCCTTTCTCAATTCCAACTCGGCGGAGGCTGTGGCCATGGGCTTGCTGAAGCAGTTTGAGGGcatgcagctcccagctgcctctgaaTTGGAATGGCTGGTCCCTGAGCATGACGCCCCACAAAAG ctcctgcccatccCTGactctctgcccatctctcctgATGATGGAGAGCATGCTGACATCTACAAGCTGAGGATTCGGGTGCGTGGAAACCTGGAGTGGGCCCCACCGCGACCGCAGATCATCTTCAACGTTCACCCAGCCCCGAC gaggaaggtGGCCGTGGCCAAGCAGAATTACCGATGTGCAGGCTGTGGCATCCGAACCGATCCTG ATTACATCAAGCGGCTGCGGTACTGCGAGTACCTGGGGAAGTAtttctgccagtgctgccacGAGAACGCGCAGATGGTCATTCCCAGCCGCATCCTGCGCAAGTGGGACTTCAGCAAGTACTGCGTCAGCAACTTCTCCAAAGACCTGCTGAGCAAGATCTGGAGTGACCCCCTCTTCAACGTGCAGGATATTAATCCTGCCCTCTACAGGAAAGTGAAGTCTCTCAACCAAGTGTGG ctgctgaggaTCCAGCTTTTCCACATGAAGAACATGTTTAAGACATGCCGGCTAGCTAAAGA TATCCTGGACTCCTTCGATGCAGTGCCTGGCCACTTGACAGAAGATTTGCACCTCTACTCACTGAGTGACCTCAGTGCCACAAAGAAGGGGGACCTGGTGCCTCGCCTGACAGAGCTCCTgaaggcaggcagcctgcatgTCGAGAAATGCATG ctGTGCCAAGCCAAAGGCTTCATCTGTGAGTTCTGCCAGAATGAGAGCGACATCATCTTCCCCTTTGAGCTCAACAAGTGCAGGACATGCGAAG AGTGCAAAGCCTGCTACCACAAAGCCTGCTTCAGGTCCAGCCACTGTCCCCGCTGTGAGCGGCTGCAGGCccggagggagctgctggccaagcagaGCATGGAGTCCTATGTCTCGGACTATGAAGACGAGCTGGAGCAGccagaggtggtggcagccacaTGA